CGCCGACGGTGCTGGCCGCCGCCGTGGCCGGTGCCACGCACACCATCCGGGTCGACACCGGCGGGGTGATGCTGCCCAACCACCGACCGCTGATCGTGGCCGAGCAGTTCGGGGTGCTGGAGTCCCTCTTCCCCGGCCGCGTCGACATGGGGCTCGGGCGGTCCGTGGGCTTCACCGACGGCGTGCGCAAGGCGCTGGGCCGGGACAAGGGGGACGCCGACGACTTCGCGGCGCAGCTCCAGGAGCTGCTCGGCTGGTTCCGCGGCACCTCGCCGACGGGGGTGCACGCGCGGCCCGCCGAGGGGCTGACCGTGCCGCCGTTCGTGCTGGCCATGGGCGAGGGCGCGGACATCGCGGCGCGCGCGGGCCTGCCGATGGTGATCGGTGATCTGCGCAACCGGGAGAAGATGCGGCGCGGCATCGACCACTACCGCGACCACTTCCGGCCCTCCGCGTGGGCGACCGAGCCGTACGTCGTGATCTCCGGCACGATCGCGGTGGCCGGCACGCCCGAGGAGGCCCGGCGGCTGCTCGTGCCGGAGGCCTGGTCGATGGCCCACTCGCGCACCCACGGCACCTTCCCGCCGCTGCCGCCCGCGGAGCGCGTCGGGACGCTCACCATGACCGGCAAGGAACGCGACTTCTACGAGGGCGGCCTCACCGGCCATATCGCCGGCACGGAGGAGCAGGTCGCGCACGAGCTCGAGACGGTGCTGAAGGAGACCGGGGCGCAGGAGGTGCTGGTCACGACGAGTACGTACGACCGTGCGGCGCTGCTGGACTCCTACCGGCGGCTCGCCCGGATCGCCGAGGGGTGATCCGGGCGGGTCGCATGACGGTGCGTCAGTCCGAGTCGCGCGGGTCGAAGGACCTGGTGTCGATCGCCAGCGGCTTCGGGAACGCGCCCGCCACCGAATCCCAGCGCGTGAACTTGAAGTTCGTGCCCTCCCGGTCGCCGTCAGCCGGTGTGGCCTCTCCGTCGTGGGTGACCAGCAGGCCCTTGGGGAAGGACCGGCCGAGCGGAACGTTGACCACGGTCGCGCCGTCGGAGTGCTGCACACCGTCGGTGGCGGCGCCGTCCGTGACGGCGAAGGAGCCGAGGTAGGCGTTGCGGCCCTGCCGCTCGTACACGGCGAAGGTGTTGTCGCCCTGGCTGGAGGCGAGCAGGTATCCCTTGCCGTCGGCGGCGTGGTAGATCGCGGCGCCCTCGGCGTCGGCACTGAGGTGGTCACCGCCGAAGCCGGGGTCGTGGGCGGTGTCGATGACGCACTCCTCCTCCGCGTCATAGGTCCACGGCGTCCCGTACTCCCGTACCCGGTCGATGAGCCGGGGCCGCTCGAACTCCTCGTCGTCGAGCTCGACCCGCCACAGCCCGACGTCCTCCTGGGCGGCGTACAGGACGTGCTTCTCCTGGTCGACGACCATGCCCTCGACCTGTGCGTGATCGCCGGGGTCGGCGCACGGCGTCCAGCTCTCGCCGTTCGGCAGGGTGAAGGAGCCGGGCAGGTCGAGGGTGTCCTCGGTGCGGTAGCCGACGCGCCCGCCGCGGTCCTGAAGGCGCAGCAGCCGTACGCGGGTCTCCGAGCGGCGCGACACGACGGCGTAGGCGTTGCCGTCGTCGCTGAAGGCGGCCAGGCCGTAGGCGGTGCGCTGGTCGTCCACCTCGGTCTCGCTCGCGGAGAAGACCGGCGCGGCGTTGGCCGCCGTGACGTCCCTCAGCGGGGGCCGGCCCGCGGCCACGGCCGCCGGGTCGATGGCGAAGGCCCGCACGCGGTCCCGGCCGCGGTCGCTGACCAGGGCCAGGTCGGTCTTCTTGCCGCCCAGTTCGAAGCCGTACACGACGTCGACGTTGTTGAAGCGGCCCGGCGCGGCGTCCTCGCCCGGCGCGGCCGGGGCGGCTATGTGCTGCAGGCGCCTGCCGGCCAGGTCGTAGACGTCGAGGCCGGCCTCCTTCAGGGTGCCGATCACGAGGCTGCGCCCCGGGTCCCGGGGGTCGACCCAGACGGCCGGGTCGTCGGCGTCGGCGTTGCCGCCCGCCTCGTCGTCGTACACGGCGGGGGTCTCCACGCGCGCGGAGACGGAGACCGGCTGCGGGGCGGAGGCGCCCGTGACCATCAGCAGCGCGGCGGTGAGAGTGCTCAGAGCGGAAGCGCTCACGATACTCCTCGGTAGGAAGAGAGACTGGCGAGACGCTAAGGGCGACCGGTGTGGGTGAGCCGACGCCGTCGTGAACAACAGGTGGCTCATGCCGGCTCCGCGTCTGGTTCGCATACAATCGCGGGGTTTGCCCGACCCCTGACGGCCCACCCTCCGGAGCGTCTGCCCCATGCATTCCCCGCACGACCCGAACGTCCGTGTCCGTGGCGCCCGCGAGCACAACCTCAAGGGCGTGGACGTCGACATTCCGCGGGATGTGCTGGCCGTGTTCACGGGGGTGTCCGGGTCGGGGAAGTCCTCGCTCGCCTTCGGCACGATCTACGCCGAGGCCCAGCGCCGCTACTTCGAGTCGGTCGCGCCGTACGCCCGCCGGCTGATCCACCAGGTCGGCGCGCCGAAGGTCGGCGAGATCACCGGCCTGCCGCCCGCGGTGTCCCTCCAGCAGCGCCGCTCGGCGCCGATGTCGCGCTCCTCCGTCGGCACGGTCACCAACCTCTCCAACTCCCTGCGGATGCTGTACTCGCGGGCCGGTGACTATCCGCCGGGCGCGGAGCGGCTCGACTCGGACTCGTTCTCGCCGAACACGGCGGCCGGGGCGTGCCCGCAGTGCCACGGGCTCGGGCAGGTGCACCGTACGACCGAGGAGTTGCTGGTCCCCGATCCCGCGCTGTCGATCCGGGAGGGCGCGATCGCCGCCTGGCCGGGCGCCTGGCAGGGCAAGAACCTGCGCGACATCCTCGACGCGCTCGGCCACGACGTCGACCGGCCCTGGCGTGAGCTGCCCGACGAGGCGCGGGAGTGGATCCTGTTCACCGACGAGCAGCCGGTCGTCACCGTGCACCCGGTGCGCGACGCGGACCGTATCCAACGGCCGTACCAGGGCACGTACATGAGTGCCCGGCGGTATGTGATGAAGACGTTCTCGGACTCCAGGAGCGCGACCCTGCGGGCGAAGGCGGAGCGGTTCCTGGCGGCCGCGCCCTGTCCGGCGTGCGGCGGCAGCAGGCTGCGGCCCGAGGCGCTGGCGGTGACCTTCGCGGGGCGCACGATCGCCGAGCTGGCGGCGCTGCCGCTGACCGATCTGGCGGGTTCGCTGGAGGGCGGCGCCTCCGAGACGGCGCGTGTCCTCACCGAGGACCTCAAGTCCCGTATCGGGCCGGTCGTCGAGCTCGGCCTCGGCTACCTCAGCCTGGACCGGGCCACGCCCACCCTGTCGGCGGGCGAGCTCCAGCGCCTGCGGCTCGCGACCCAGCTCAGGTCCGGGCTGTTCGGTGTGGTGTACGTCCTCGACGAGCCGTCCGCGGGACTGCACCCGGCGGACACGGAGGCCCTGCTGCGGGTGCTGGCGCGGCTGAAGGCTGCCGGGAACACGGTGTTCGTGGTCGAGCACCACCTCGACGTCATGCGGGGCGCCGACTGGCTGGTCGACGTGGGTCCGCGAGCCGGTGAGCACGGCGGGCGGGTGCTGCACAGCGGTCCGGTGGCGGAGCTGGCGAGGGTGGCGGAGTCGGCGACGGCACGTTTCCTGTTCGACGACTCCCCCGCCGCCGCACGCCAGGTGCGCACCCCGCACGGCCAGTTGAAGGTGGGCCCGGTGACCCGGCACAACCTGCGCGGGGTGACCGCCGAGTTCCCGCTCGGCGTGTTCACCGCCGTCACGGGGGTCTCCGGCTCGGGGAAGTCGACGCTCATCGGCGAGATCACCGAGGACCTGGTGGGTGTGGGGCGCCTGGTCTCGGTCGACCAGAAGCCGATCGGCCGCACCCCGCGCTCCAATCTCGCCACCTACACCGGCCTCTTCGACGTGGTGCGCAAGGTGTTCGCGGCCACCGACGAGGCGCGGGCGCGCGGTTACGGCGTCGGACGGTTCTCGTTCAATGTCGCGGGAGGGCGCTGCGAGACCTGTCAGGGCGAGGGGTTCGTCAGCGTCGAGCTGCTGTTCCTGCCGAGCACGTACGCGCCGTGCCCGGACTGCGGCGGGGCCCGCTACAACCCGGAGACGCTGCAAGTGGCGTACCGGGGACGGAACATCGCGCAGGTGCTGGATCTGACGGTGGAGAGCGCGGCGGAGTTCTTCGCGGACACCTCGACGGTGGCCCGCAGCCTTGCCACCCTCCTCGACGTGGGCCTCGGCTACCT
The DNA window shown above is from Streptomyces chartreusis and carries:
- a CDS encoding LLM class flavin-dependent oxidoreductase, which gives rise to MSSVIAATRFSVLDRSRTREGHTNAEALRDSVDLAREVEALGYHRFWVSEHHGVPGVAGSAPTVLAAAVAGATHTIRVDTGGVMLPNHRPLIVAEQFGVLESLFPGRVDMGLGRSVGFTDGVRKALGRDKGDADDFAAQLQELLGWFRGTSPTGVHARPAEGLTVPPFVLAMGEGADIAARAGLPMVIGDLRNREKMRRGIDHYRDHFRPSAWATEPYVVISGTIAVAGTPEEARRLLVPEAWSMAHSRTHGTFPPLPPAERVGTLTMTGKERDFYEGGLTGHIAGTEEQVAHELETVLKETGAQEVLVTTSTYDRAALLDSYRRLARIAEG
- a CDS encoding phytase; this translates as MSASALSTLTAALLMVTGASAPQPVSVSARVETPAVYDDEAGGNADADDPAVWVDPRDPGRSLVIGTLKEAGLDVYDLAGRRLQHIAAPAAPGEDAAPGRFNNVDVVYGFELGGKKTDLALVSDRGRDRVRAFAIDPAAVAAGRPPLRDVTAANAAPVFSASETEVDDQRTAYGLAAFSDDGNAYAVVSRRSETRVRLLRLQDRGGRVGYRTEDTLDLPGSFTLPNGESWTPCADPGDHAQVEGMVVDQEKHVLYAAQEDVGLWRVELDDEEFERPRLIDRVREYGTPWTYDAEEECVIDTAHDPGFGGDHLSADAEGAAIYHAADGKGYLLASSQGDNTFAVYERQGRNAYLGSFAVTDGAATDGVQHSDGATVVNVPLGRSFPKGLLVTHDGEATPADGDREGTNFKFTRWDSVAGAFPKPLAIDTRSFDPRDSD
- a CDS encoding ATP-binding cassette domain-containing protein — translated: MHSPHDPNVRVRGAREHNLKGVDVDIPRDVLAVFTGVSGSGKSSLAFGTIYAEAQRRYFESVAPYARRLIHQVGAPKVGEITGLPPAVSLQQRRSAPMSRSSVGTVTNLSNSLRMLYSRAGDYPPGAERLDSDSFSPNTAAGACPQCHGLGQVHRTTEELLVPDPALSIREGAIAAWPGAWQGKNLRDILDALGHDVDRPWRELPDEAREWILFTDEQPVVTVHPVRDADRIQRPYQGTYMSARRYVMKTFSDSRSATLRAKAERFLAAAPCPACGGSRLRPEALAVTFAGRTIAELAALPLTDLAGSLEGGASETARVLTEDLKSRIGPVVELGLGYLSLDRATPTLSAGELQRLRLATQLRSGLFGVVYVLDEPSAGLHPADTEALLRVLARLKAAGNTVFVVEHHLDVMRGADWLVDVGPRAGEHGGRVLHSGPVAELARVAESATARFLFDDSPAAARQVRTPHGQLKVGPVTRHNLRGVTAEFPLGVFTAVTGVSGSGKSTLIGEITEDLVGVGRLVSVDQKPIGRTPRSNLATYTGLFDVVRKVFAATDEARARGYGVGRFSFNVAGGRCETCQGEGFVSVELLFLPSTYAPCPDCGGARYNPETLQVAYRGRNIAQVLDLTVESAAEFFADTSTVARSLATLLDVGLGYLRLGQPATELSGGEAQRIKLASELQRGRRGHTLYLLDEPTTGLHPADVEVLMRQLHGLVDAGHTVVVVEHDMSVVAGADWVIDLGPGGGDAGGHIVAAGPPARVAQETGSATAPYLARVMP